Part of the Candidatus Amarolinea dominans genome is shown below.
GACGCGGCGCACGCGTCACGTGGGGCTGGGACTTCCGCTGGCGGCGGCGGCCGCACAGCGGGCCGGCGGCGACCTGGCGATCGTTTCGCAGCCGGGGCAGGGAACGGCCGTCACGCTGACCTTTCAGTTGAGTCATTGGGATCGGGCGCCGTTGGGAGATATGCCGGCCACGCTGCTGGCGGTCCTGTTGGGGAGCGAGGCGTTCGACATGGTGTACACGCACGTCGTGGATGCCAACCGATTTAGCATAGACAGCGCCGAGCTGCGCGGGGAACTGGGAGAGGTTCCCCTGACGCACCCGGCGGTGCAACAGTGGCTGGCCGACTATCTGGCCGAAGGGGAAAGAGCAATCTATGGCAAAGCTGAAGACACTGGAGGATCTGAAGCGCATCCGTGAGGAGGCGCAGCAGACCTTGAAGATACGCCTGGACACCGGCACGACGATTACGGTGGGCATGGGCACCTGCGGCATCGCGGCCGGCGCGCGCGACACCATGCGCGCCATCCTGGACGAGTTGGCCGGTCGCGACATAGATGCGCACGTCGCCACGGTGGGCTGCATTGGCATGTGCGCCCGTGAGCCGTTGGTGGACATTCAGCAGGCCAACCAGCCGCGCGTTACGTATGGCAATGTGCTGCCGGCCATGGTGCCCCGGCTGATCGAAGAGCATCTGATCAGGGGCGCGGTCATCGAGGAGTGGGTGGTGGGCCGCATCGAACCGGCTGTGCAAGGTTAAGCATCGGGAAAATACATTGTTTTCTGGCGTAACTTTCGCGCAACCAGGGGCCCAAATGGCTCTCAGGTGTGCGCCATGGCACATGGTGAAAGTTGAGAAGGAGTCCGTTGCCTTGAGATCGTTACCTTCCCCGTTCGTTTGTCAGCCTGGCAGGCGTTCAGCGCAGAGGCGTGGCGGCGTGCGGCTACTGGTCGCCATGCACCTGCTGGTCATCGCCAGTCTGCTGTTTTCAACGACAGCGGCGGCGATGCCACTGAGCAAGCCTGGCTCGCGCGCGGCTGACGCGACGCAGCGGACTTTGGCGCGCACACGGCCATCGGCAACGGACATGAACCAGCTACAGCCGTTCTTGAGCCTGGCGGCCACGGTCAGTCCGGAGGCGGCCGCGGCTGGGGAGCGGGTGCTGCTGCGTTGGGAGGTGATGAATCTCGACCGCCAGGTGGTGGAGGGTATCACGTTTCAGGCGGATCTGCCTGACGGGTTGCTGGTGACGCCGGCCGAAGTACCGCCTCCCCTGGTGTACGATGCAGCCACCCGCCGCCTGACGTGGGTCATGGCCCCGCTGCCTGCGGGCGGCGTTGATGCAGTGACGCTTCCGGTGCGGCTCAGCGGTCGGCGGGTGGGGGATGTGGTGACGGTGCGGGCAGAACTGCGCCTGGCTGACGGACGGTCAGCCGCCAGCGCCGAGGCCGGGGTACATGTGCTGCCTCCAGCCGCGCAAGCCACCCGCATCGGGCCGGAAGGCGGCCGCGTGATACTGGAGGAGGGGCGGGTTACGCTG
Proteins encoded:
- a CDS encoding (2Fe-2S) ferredoxin domain-containing protein; translation: MKTLEDLKRIREEAQQTLKIRLDTGTTITVGMGTCGIAAGARDTMRAILDELAGRDIDAHVATVGCIGMCAREPLVDIQQANQPRVTYGNVLPAMVPRLIEEHLIRGAVIEEWVVGRIEPAVQG
- a CDS encoding ATP-binding protein encodes the protein MRELSLHILDLVQNAREAGASRVSVTIEERCAADRMTICIADNGRGMDAATIGRVTDPFFTTRRTRHVGLGLPLAAAAAQRAGGDLAIVSQPGQGTAVTLTFQLSHWDRAPLGDMPATLLAVLLGSEAFDMVYTHVVDANRFSIDSAELRGELGEVPLTHPAVQQWLADYLAEGERAIYGKAEDTGGSEAHP